One segment of Natronosalvus halobius DNA contains the following:
- a CDS encoding TRAM domain-containing protein produces the protein MADCPLADDCPSFSERISGMGCTHYGDRGGKEWCNHYNQPIQDLKTQPVKSGEEVVVDVVDMHESGAGVGRTEDGFIVMIDGVLPEARVKAEITRVHSNHARADVLERLPLEPEESEDEDNDEDDDDDDENADGADADNEEDASERGGRRPRREQLGSRENFWGS, from the coding sequence ATGGCGGACTGTCCACTCGCAGACGACTGCCCCAGCTTTTCCGAGCGAATCAGCGGAATGGGGTGTACGCACTACGGCGACCGCGGCGGCAAAGAGTGGTGTAACCACTACAACCAGCCGATCCAGGACCTCAAGACCCAGCCGGTCAAATCCGGCGAGGAAGTGGTCGTCGACGTCGTCGACATGCACGAGAGCGGCGCCGGCGTCGGCCGAACCGAGGACGGGTTCATCGTCATGATCGACGGCGTCCTCCCGGAGGCCCGGGTCAAGGCCGAAATCACCCGCGTCCACAGTAATCACGCACGTGCCGACGTCCTCGAGCGACTGCCGCTCGAGCCCGAGGAGTCCGAGGACGAGGATAACGACGAGGATGACGATGACGACGACGAGAACGCCGACGGGGCGGACGCCGACAACGAGGAAGACGCTTCCGAGCGGGGCGGGCGTCGCCCACGACGCGAGCAACTCGGCAGTCGCGAGAACTTCTGGGGCTCCTGA
- a CDS encoding electron transfer flavoprotein subunit beta/FixA family protein, with protein MKVLVPVKEVATVEDEFEIDGTTIDERYLGADLNEWDDYAIEEAVQLEEDGVVDEVVTVTIGDEETEQTIRQALAKGADRAIRVWDDALEDVDLLDVGAKVAILEAVVEAEDPDLVLTGVQSGDDSFGATGVALAEAVGYQWGAVVNQLDLEAGDETASVHRELEGGIEELTDIDLPAVFTIQTGINEPRYASLRGIRMAQRKDLDHQTLADLGVEADAVAGDLRLTAMNEPESESDTTVFEGGADETATQLADLLREKGVAQ; from the coding sequence ATGAAGGTACTCGTACCGGTCAAAGAGGTTGCAACCGTCGAAGACGAGTTCGAAATCGACGGCACGACCATCGACGAGCGGTATCTCGGCGCCGATCTCAACGAGTGGGACGACTACGCCATCGAGGAGGCCGTCCAGCTCGAAGAAGACGGCGTCGTCGACGAGGTCGTCACCGTCACCATCGGCGACGAGGAGACCGAACAGACCATCCGCCAGGCGCTCGCCAAGGGCGCCGACCGCGCCATCCGCGTCTGGGACGACGCCCTCGAGGACGTCGACCTCCTGGACGTCGGTGCGAAGGTCGCCATCCTCGAGGCGGTCGTCGAAGCCGAGGATCCCGACCTGGTGCTGACGGGCGTCCAGTCGGGCGACGACAGCTTCGGTGCGACGGGCGTCGCCCTCGCGGAAGCCGTCGGCTACCAGTGGGGCGCCGTCGTCAACCAGCTCGACCTGGAGGCCGGGGACGAGACGGCGTCGGTCCACCGCGAACTCGAGGGCGGGATCGAGGAACTAACTGACATCGACCTGCCCGCCGTATTTACGATCCAGACGGGGATCAACGAGCCCCGCTACGCTAGCCTTCGCGGGATTCGGATGGCTCAGCGCAAGGACCTCGACCACCAGACGCTCGCCGACCTCGGTGTCGAGGCCGACGCCGTCGCGGGCGACCTCCGACTGACGGCGATGAACGAGCCCGAGAGCGAGAGCGACACCACCGTCTTCGAGGGAGGGGCCGACGAGACGGCTACGCAGTTAGCTGATCTCCTGCGGGAGAAGGGGGTGGCCCAATGA